The Acetomicrobium flavidum genome window below encodes:
- a CDS encoding TraR/DksA family transcriptional regulator, producing the protein MGVDYEETKRKLIEKKQELGKMMEDLLADASDVDVNELSSLDTNHLVDSATNMINREEISGKLESIKVMLLDIEHALAKLEKNKEKFGLCELCNKPIEEQRLAVIPWSRYCIACKTKLDKRR; encoded by the coding sequence ATGGGAGTAGATTACGAAGAGACAAAAAGAAAATTGATTGAGAAAAAGCAAGAGCTTGGCAAGATGATGGAAGATTTACTTGCGGATGCAAGCGACGTCGATGTAAATGAACTGTCATCGTTGGATACAAACCATCTTGTCGATTCAGCTACGAACATGATCAACAGAGAAGAAATATCCGGGAAACTGGAAAGCATCAAGGTCATGTTATTGGACATAGAGCATGCCCTTGCTAAGCTCGAAAAAAACAAGGAAAAGTTCGGATTGTGCGAGCTGTGCAATAAACCCATTGAGGAACAGCGCCTCGCTGTCATACCCTGGTCTCGTTATTGCATAGCATGCAAGACGAAGCTCGATAAGCGGAGATGA
- a CDS encoding RluA family pseudouridine synthase has translation MSEKIEVVVTNEFIGERLDVALSKILPKSRSNIQRALKEMGIKPSMKVKDTMKFELTFTEEESKAAIEPRPIPFKVLYEDDDIIVIDKPAPLVVHPAAGHWNDTLVHGLLYRYPELASSDLRRPGIVHRLDAGTSGLMVIARNLYAKQQLMASFKSRSVRKVYLALVEGRPREPKGHIISPIGRNPKNRLKMAVVSQGKEAITEYEVLWTTDTFSFLRCIIHTGRTHQIRIHLKELGCPIIGDKLYGAKFKAPWVPNDRFFLHAWRLAFPHPRDGKIMSFRSPLPDELIAALREVRSTATEKRV, from the coding sequence ATGTCCGAAAAAATAGAAGTAGTGGTCACGAACGAATTTATCGGCGAAAGGCTCGATGTGGCCTTAAGCAAGATTTTGCCCAAATCTCGAAGCAACATTCAACGCGCGCTAAAGGAGATGGGCATTAAGCCTTCGATGAAGGTTAAAGACACCATGAAGTTTGAGTTGACCTTCACGGAAGAGGAGAGCAAGGCCGCGATCGAGCCCCGGCCGATACCGTTTAAGGTGCTTTATGAGGACGATGACATAATAGTTATTGACAAGCCTGCCCCCCTGGTCGTACATCCGGCAGCAGGCCATTGGAACGATACGTTGGTCCATGGCTTGCTTTACCGATATCCGGAGCTAGCTTCGTCGGATTTAAGGAGGCCCGGAATAGTGCATCGTTTAGATGCCGGGACGTCAGGGCTCATGGTGATCGCAAGAAACTTATACGCAAAGCAACAGCTTATGGCTTCCTTTAAATCCCGATCCGTGAGAAAGGTATACCTGGCCTTGGTTGAAGGTCGACCAAGGGAGCCGAAGGGGCACATTATAAGTCCCATCGGAAGGAACCCGAAAAACAGGCTTAAGATGGCCGTTGTCTCCCAGGGCAAAGAGGCAATTACGGAATACGAAGTGCTTTGGACTACCGACACGTTTTCCTTCCTGCGATGCATCATACACACAGGCAGGACACATCAAATAAGGATACACCTGAAGGAGCTTGGCTGTCCCATAATAGGCGACAAGCTATACGGAGCTAAGTTCAAGGCCCCGTGGGTACCAAATGACCGCTTCTTCTTGCATGCCTGGAGGCTCGCCTTTCCGCACCCCAGGGACGGTAAGATAATGTCCTTTAGGTCGCCGCTTCCCGATGAGCTTATTGCAGCTCTTCGAGAAGTTCGATCCACAGCGACGGAGAAACGCGTATAG
- a CDS encoding Rqc2 family fibronectin-binding protein: MRYGPELVLGWILDVNEHYKGKKIVRCEAGPEWLAIQLSQNGDWLWFSWDSQCCGMCLADKRETDTLKELKDKTHPIFGAIKSHLVGGFLVNAFQINRDRVVAFEFSRPLGAGVDVSRFLIFEATGRQANLLLLDDRQRIIEAAKHVHPEINRYRSLLPGLFYSPPPPFEGPDVDSFIMNDVTNLSGYKGIGRPLADFLLKKWETQMFDLEPCLKRLYSSSLQELICQEIDDYLTVFPARVSEEAKTFSSPLKASKELLWHYFEQEKKKMLDLIYKSIDSERRRIRDKIKGLSDLLSKVEEAEKWNHYGTLLISYAHEVKEGASSVCLRSWDEHYGKVKIELDPSLSAIDNAKKYFKLAKKYQRNKEVLLKELNKLKNSLNELDEYREFISLLTDVSDVKKIFDDFYRHDEGANAKRKGKYVPPCRRFDLKDGFIVYVGLNAKANRYVTFEVASPEDLWFHAKDVPGSHVILKLQGKPSNDKLIEFAASVAVYYSKAHEASYHVVDYTQRKHVKALPKAGPGHVTYSEFASIRVSPSLWIELLEELQ, encoded by the coding sequence GTGCGATACGGACCTGAACTGGTTTTGGGTTGGATCTTGGACGTAAACGAGCATTACAAGGGCAAAAAGATAGTTCGCTGTGAAGCCGGCCCTGAGTGGTTAGCGATTCAGCTGTCTCAAAACGGCGACTGGCTCTGGTTTAGCTGGGATAGCCAGTGTTGTGGTATGTGTTTGGCTGACAAACGGGAGACGGACACCCTAAAAGAGCTCAAAGATAAGACCCATCCCATATTTGGCGCCATAAAAAGCCACCTTGTCGGAGGCTTTTTGGTCAACGCCTTTCAGATAAACAGGGACCGCGTGGTAGCCTTTGAATTTTCGAGGCCTTTGGGCGCAGGCGTGGACGTCTCCAGGTTTTTGATCTTCGAAGCAACGGGCAGGCAAGCGAACTTATTGCTTTTGGACGACAGACAAAGGATCATCGAGGCAGCAAAACACGTCCATCCCGAGATCAACAGGTACAGGTCCTTGCTTCCGGGACTGTTTTACTCTCCTCCACCGCCTTTTGAGGGTCCCGATGTGGATTCCTTCATCATGAACGACGTGACAAACCTGTCAGGTTACAAGGGGATAGGTCGTCCTCTGGCCGATTTTCTCTTGAAAAAGTGGGAGACACAAATGTTCGACCTTGAGCCTTGCCTAAAAAGGCTTTATTCCTCATCCCTGCAGGAGTTGATTTGCCAGGAGATAGACGATTATTTGACCGTTTTTCCTGCCCGCGTTAGCGAGGAGGCAAAGACGTTCAGTTCGCCCCTAAAGGCCTCAAAGGAGCTGTTATGGCATTATTTCGAGCAAGAAAAAAAGAAGATGCTAGACCTGATTTACAAGTCGATCGACTCCGAAAGGCGAAGGATAAGGGACAAAATAAAGGGATTGTCGGACCTTTTGTCCAAGGTCGAAGAGGCGGAAAAGTGGAATCATTACGGGACCTTGCTCATATCTTACGCCCACGAGGTTAAGGAAGGCGCATCTTCGGTCTGCCTTAGGAGCTGGGATGAACATTACGGTAAAGTAAAAATAGAACTGGATCCAAGCCTTTCTGCCATAGACAATGCAAAGAAATACTTCAAACTTGCCAAGAAGTACCAAAGGAACAAGGAGGTCCTGTTGAAGGAGCTGAACAAGCTCAAAAACTCGTTAAACGAGCTCGATGAATACCGTGAGTTTATATCACTTCTGACAGATGTTAGCGATGTAAAGAAGATATTTGACGACTTTTATCGCCACGATGAGGGTGCGAATGCCAAGAGGAAGGGCAAATACGTGCCGCCCTGCAGAAGGTTTGATTTAAAGGATGGTTTCATAGTTTACGTAGGTTTGAACGCCAAGGCCAACAGGTACGTCACCTTTGAGGTAGCATCTCCCGAAGACCTATGGTTTCACGCCAAAGACGTGCCCGGCTCTCACGTCATATTGAAGTTGCAAGGAAAGCCCTCAAACGATAAGTTGATCGAGTTTGCTGCATCCGTGGCCGTTTATTACAGCAAGGCACATGAAGCTTCCTATCACGTCGTGGACTATACGCAAAGAAAGCACGTAAAGGCATTGCCCAAGGCAGGCCCGGGACATGTCACTTACAGCGAATTTGCCTCTATACGCGTTTCTCCGTCGCTGTGGATCGAACTTCTCGAAGAGCTGCAATAA
- a CDS encoding ATP-binding protein — MKCRICRAKAIISLPQHNLALCAEHFDAWMLKRVTKAIEEFGMFSKEDKILVAVSGGKDSLALWDILLRLGYDSSGLYINLGIKEGDYSDESERLTTAFANRANAKLYVVNIEQLHGMSIPDKAYTKKRKTCSLCGVTKRYYMNKIARDMGFDVIATGHNLDDQAAALLGNMLFWKMDYLAKGAPYSPPMKAGEFAKAKPMVYCTEKEDTVYCLLRGIAYIERECPYSKGATSLRWKRALFEMEESSPGAKQAFYFGYVKNIDLFAGKDEKEDVPPLTCRVCGTPSWNEVCSFCSTWDLHVDEI; from the coding sequence ATGAAATGCAGGATCTGCAGGGCTAAGGCGATAATTTCGTTGCCTCAGCACAATTTGGCGTTATGCGCAGAACACTTTGACGCCTGGATGTTAAAGCGCGTCACCAAGGCCATCGAGGAGTTTGGCATGTTCTCAAAGGAAGACAAGATACTTGTCGCCGTCTCTGGTGGCAAGGACAGCCTTGCCTTATGGGATATACTGCTTCGCCTGGGATACGACTCAAGCGGCCTTTACATAAATTTGGGCATAAAGGAAGGCGACTATTCCGACGAAAGCGAAAGGTTGACTACGGCCTTTGCAAATCGCGCGAATGCCAAGCTATATGTAGTAAACATTGAACAACTTCACGGTATGTCCATACCAGATAAAGCATACACAAAGAAACGCAAGACATGCTCTCTGTGCGGGGTGACGAAGAGATATTATATGAATAAGATCGCAAGAGACATGGGATTTGACGTCATCGCCACCGGGCATAACCTGGATGATCAAGCCGCAGCCCTTCTTGGCAATATGCTTTTCTGGAAGATGGATTATCTTGCAAAAGGTGCTCCCTACTCTCCCCCAATGAAGGCAGGGGAATTTGCCAAGGCCAAGCCCATGGTTTATTGCACCGAGAAGGAGGATACGGTCTACTGCCTGCTTAGAGGTATTGCATACATAGAACGCGAATGCCCCTACTCAAAGGGTGCGACGTCGCTTCGATGGAAGCGAGCGTTGTTTGAAATGGAAGAAAGCTCCCCCGGGGCAAAGCAGGCTTTTTATTTCGGTTACGTGAAAAACATAGATCTCTTTGCCGGTAAGGATGAAAAGGAAGACGTACCTCCGTTGACCTGCAGGGTTTGCGGGACGCCTTCCTGGAACGAGGTATGTTCCTTTTGCTCCACGTGGGACCTTCATGTTGATGAGATATAG
- a CDS encoding MoaD/ThiS family protein yields the protein MKVRYRGEVFEFNEPMSVNKLLKKFSLTRGEAVVVRNGTITTEDELLLPDDDVRIINTVSGG from the coding sequence GTGAAGGTGCGTTACCGTGGTGAAGTTTTTGAGTTCAATGAACCGATGTCCGTAAATAAACTGCTCAAAAAATTTTCTCTGACAAGAGGCGAAGCCGTCGTAGTGAGAAACGGCACCATAACGACGGAAGACGAACTGCTTTTGCCTGACGACGACGTTCGCATCATAAATACCGTCAGCGGAGGATAG